From the genome of Rhodohalobacter sp. SW132, one region includes:
- a CDS encoding cytochrome C oxidase subunit IV family protein — protein MSGHHISSAKFLWGIAITLFFLTFVTVAVTWIEIPGPWNVVVAVAIAVVKSLIVVAFFMNLWWDSKFNTLLFIMSIAFFILLIGITLLDTLFRSDPIPGF, from the coding sequence ATGAGCGGACATCATATATCATCAGCTAAATTTCTTTGGGGAATAGCAATCACTCTCTTTTTCCTCACGTTCGTTACGGTTGCCGTAACCTGGATCGAAATTCCCGGTCCCTGGAACGTGGTTGTAGCAGTAGCAATTGCAGTTGTAAAGTCTCTGATTGTGGTTGCCTTTTTTATGAACCTGTGGTGGGACAGCAAATTTAATACCCTGCTTTTTATCATGTCCATTGCATTTTTCATACTTCTGATCGGAATTACCCTGCTGGATACACTTTTCCGATCCGATCCGATACCCGGTTTTTAA